Proteins encoded in a region of the Macaca mulatta isolate MMU2019108-1 chromosome X, T2T-MMU8v2.0, whole genome shotgun sequence genome:
- the ITGB1BP2 gene encoding integrin beta-1-binding protein 2 isoform X1 gives MSLLCRNKGCGQHFDPNTNLPDSCCHHPGVPIFHDALKGWSCCRKRTVDFSEFLNIKGCTMGPHCAEKLPEAPQPEGPATSSSLQEQKPLNVIPKSAETLHRERPKSELPLKLLPLNISQALEMALEQKELDQEPGAGLDSSLIRTGSSCQNPGCDAVYQGPESDATPCTYHPGAPRFHEGMKSWSCCGIQTLDFGAFLAQPGCRVGRHDWGKQLPASCRHDWHQTDSLVVVTVYGQIPLPAFIWVKASQTELHVHIVFDGNRVFQAQMKLWGVINVEQSSVSLMPSRVEISLVKADPGSWAQLEHPDALAKKARAGVVLEMDEEESDDSDDDLSWTEEEEEEEAMGE, from the exons ATGTCTCTACTCTGTCGTAACAAAGGCTGTGGGCAGCACTTTGACCCTAATACCAACCTTCCTG ATTCCTGTTGCCATCACCCTGGGGTCCCAATCTTCCATGATGCACTTAAG GGTTGGTCCTGCTGCCGAAAGCGAACTGTAGATTTCTCTGAGTTCTTAAACATCAAG GGCTGTACTATGGGACCACACTGTGctgagaagcttcctgaggcccctcAACCTGAAGGCCCTGCTACAAGCAGTTCACTTCAGGAGCAAAAACCTCTGAATGTGATTCCAAAGTCAGCAGAGACCTTGCACCGGGAGAGGCCCAA GTCAGAGTTGCCTCTGAAGCTGCTGCCGCTAAATATATCCCAAGCCCTGGAAATGGCATTGGAACAGAAGGAATTAGACCAGGAACCTGGGGCAG GACTTGATAGTAGTCTGATCCGGACTGGTTCCAGCTGCCAGAACCCAGGATGTGATGCT GTTTACCAAGGCCCTGAGAGTGATGCTACTCCATGTACCTACCACCCAGGAGCACCCCGATTCCATGAGGG GATGAAGTCTTGGAGCTGTTGTGGCATCCAGACCCTGGATTTTGGGGCATTCTTGGCACAGCCAGGGTGCAGAGTTGGTAGACATGACTGGGGGAAGCAG CTCCCAGCATCTTGCCGCCATGATTGGCACCAGACAGATTCCTTAGTAGTGGTGACTGTATATGGCCAGATTCCACTTCCTGCGTTTATCTGGGTGAAGGCCAGTCAAACTGAG CTTCATGTCCACATTGTCTTTGATGGTAACCGTGTGTTCCAAGCACAGATGAAGCTCTGGGGG GTCATAAACGTGGAGCAGAGCTCTGTCTCCTTGATGCCATCTCGGGTTGAAATCTCCCTGGTCAAGGCTGACCCAGGATCCTGGGCCCAGCTGGAGCACCCTGATGCACTAGCTAAGAAGGCTAGGGCAGGGGTTGTGTTAGAGATGGATGAGGAAGAATCTGACGATTCAGATGATGATCTGAGCtggacagaggaggaggaagaggaggaagcaaTGGGGGAATAG
- the ITGB1BP2 gene encoding integrin beta-1-binding protein 2 isoform X2: MALEQKELDQEPGAGLDSSLIRTGSSCQNPGCDAVYQGPESDATPCTYHPGAPRFHEGMKSWSCCGIQTLDFGAFLAQPGCRVGRHDWGKQLPASCRHDWHQTDSLVVVTVYGQIPLPAFIWVKASQTELHVHIVFDGNRVFQAQMKLWGVINVEQSSVSLMPSRVEISLVKADPGSWAQLEHPDALAKKARAGVVLEMDEEESDDSDDDLSWTEEEEEEEAMGE, encoded by the exons ATGGCATTGGAACAGAAGGAATTAGACCAGGAACCTGGGGCAG GACTTGATAGTAGTCTGATCCGGACTGGTTCCAGCTGCCAGAACCCAGGATGTGATGCT GTTTACCAAGGCCCTGAGAGTGATGCTACTCCATGTACCTACCACCCAGGAGCACCCCGATTCCATGAGGG GATGAAGTCTTGGAGCTGTTGTGGCATCCAGACCCTGGATTTTGGGGCATTCTTGGCACAGCCAGGGTGCAGAGTTGGTAGACATGACTGGGGGAAGCAG CTCCCAGCATCTTGCCGCCATGATTGGCACCAGACAGATTCCTTAGTAGTGGTGACTGTATATGGCCAGATTCCACTTCCTGCGTTTATCTGGGTGAAGGCCAGTCAAACTGAG CTTCATGTCCACATTGTCTTTGATGGTAACCGTGTGTTCCAAGCACAGATGAAGCTCTGGGGG GTCATAAACGTGGAGCAGAGCTCTGTCTCCTTGATGCCATCTCGGGTTGAAATCTCCCTGGTCAAGGCTGACCCAGGATCCTGGGCCCAGCTGGAGCACCCTGATGCACTAGCTAAGAAGGCTAGGGCAGGGGTTGTGTTAGAGATGGATGAGGAAGAATCTGACGATTCAGATGATGATCTGAGCtggacagaggaggaggaagaggaggaagcaaTGGGGGAATAG